The following nucleotide sequence is from Drosophila kikkawai strain 14028-0561.14 chromosome 2L, DkikHiC1v2, whole genome shotgun sequence.
TCTCTGTCAGAGGCATTAGCATTAGCAGCGGAACAGGGACGAGCCAGCCAAAGATAGTTCATCAAAACTGACAAGCCCATTTCGCTGCTGGGAGTAGCAGTTTGCTTTGTCTCTCTACACTTGGTAAAAAGCTTAATAATGTTTCCaagaaattctaaaataattaattcgaTGCTTATGAACTTGGGGTACCAAATTTAgatacttttttaatatttgtataaatcgctataaatatttaaaacaagatTTAATTATGATACCTAATATTTCTCCTTATTACAAGTTTgtctatattttaattaagtacttaaatatattcttctttaaatttcatattttttccatGTGCATTTCAGCTGAAAGCCAGCTATGGATATCCACGACATAACAAAACTGCAGGGAAAGCTTCGCTCCACTAGCCAGCGCCTTGCTCCACCCACTTGAACCAGAAGAACCACGGCCAGCAGATGAGAAATATTCATCAGCATTTACGTCACGCAGCGCGCAAAAGTCGCCGGAGAAGGATATGGGGCAGGACAGGACGAGAGGGAACCTGGCACACTGGCTGTCAGTAGATTTATGTTGACATTTCAATGACAGTTGTGAAAATGCTTCCATTTTATGTGTGCcttgctgtgctgtgctgtggCTGTGGCCACCGAGTCCGGATCTGCGTCTCGTCTTTCATCTTAAATTTTCGCAAATTGGTTTAtcacagcagcggcagcttaaattatttccaaTCACGTATCACTCACGAATTGGGAAAAGGATGTGTCGCAGCAGTCACGCGGATGTCACGATCCTGGCGGGCAAATAATCATGGGACACGCACTGCTCGTGAATTTATGGAGAACAAGTCGTTTGCCAAATGCTAAATTGTTATGGAGTTCAACAAGGTTCTGGGTGTACAAATTAAGTtggaaaatccttaaatacactgatttttaattcatttccTTAGATCTTTCCTTAAAAGCATAAATTTCTATTAAGCATGAAATTAAGGTATCAATAATTAACCAATGAACGAATTACTCTTTCTTTCTGTATCAAAATGATCAGAAACAACATATAAAACATATCCACATAAATCctagaaaattaattgaagAATAAAACCCTAAGGTACTGTACAACAGATGACAAGCATAGCTCAGGGATATTCTCTGAAATTTTCAACTCATACTTCTGGCAGtcaaaaaacaaattgcttGCGTGCCAGCcatcaatttttattaacttGATAAAGTGCTTTATGGCAGGCGTTGGGAATTTCTGGTTATGCAACAAGTTATTAGCAACGAAATGGAAATGCCAAGTGGGCGTGGAAGAGGTAGCCCAGCCGCCCAGACCCACCAAGCCACATCCTTCCGTGGGGATCCAGTGACAGCAGCTGCCGGATTCGCTCGCCTCTACTACAGCTGGTGTCAAGGAATAATATTTGCATTGTTGTAGCCAAAAAGGGGGGCGACTTAAGTGGGCCAAGGGGGTTATCTGGGGTGTTCCGAGGGGGTTTAGGGTGGATTTTTGGGAGGCGGATGTTCTCAATGTTCAGCATTTCAATAAGCTAAAGCCAGCTAGAGAGGTGGCGGTCCCTGCTGATGGGGGAATTTCATTAAGCAAATAACATGAAGTTATGAAGCAGTTACCTTCATAGTTAACTGCCAGGGGGGATTCCATGGGTCTTGTTAATTTTACTTCCTGTTTTTCCACTGCTTTAAGTTTTTTAACAGGATAATAACTCTATTCTGTAAGGATTtacttttcagtttttaaatgaaataaatccGTTTGCTTgattatttttctcttttttcagTTTCCAAGCAAACAATttgtactttatttttagaaacagGTTTCCCCAAAGACAGTTCCattaaataattgcaaaagGTTGAGGGAAATGATCCATATTTCGTTCAAAGTACATGGAGTCCTTAGCTGGCAACTCCTAAATTCCATTAACTGGCACACACTCAAATCTGAACAAGAAATTTCACAGAGGAAGGAACTTCGGGCTATCTGAGGGAATTCCATTTGCAGGGATCTCATCCTGCATATGAAGTTGCTAAAGAAAGTGCACACAATATCAAGCATTTGCATAtaaagtacatatataaataaagcagGATATAGAGCTGGCCACTTGCCTTAATTAAGCTTGAAGGTGGGATATCCCAAAGTTTAATTCTGTGTACGATGGAAGGCACTAATTgaaacatatgtacatatactcACAGTGGTGTTTATCTTAATAGGAATAAAGCAATAAATTTGCcagtaatattttatatatatatttttaaagaattttatttgttactaAACATATGTTATGAAGttaacaaaaatgaaatagtTTGAGAGAGCTTAAAGTCTTTTTATTGGGTTTATTTTCCGGTTTATTTTGGGTAAAATTTAGATGTATTTCTGGtgtaaataagaaaatatattttacttaaacattttaatatatttatatcataattattattattataacataattaatatttaacaacTTCTCCCTATTATTTTCTCGGCAATTATACTTGACCGAATGTGGCAAAAGAccatataaaatgtaattcaCAAATGAAGATTTATGTAACACTCACtctctgtttctgtttgtttgccaGGACATAAATCAATGCATCCTGCCACAAGTTGAACATCCTGGCACCCGACTGTAGAGATGATATTTCCCCTTGTTTCCTCCCATTGTCCATGTCATTTGTGCAGACTCAAATTGCGAATTGTGAGTTTTGCATTTAAAGTGCATCATTTGACATTTGTGTTTGTGGATTTTAATTGTGCGTGTGACAGGAGCATAAGGTGAAGCAAATTGGAATTATAATTACATTGTGCTCACCTGTTAACAATAAGTTGACTCACCAAGATAATTCTATGCTGAGCAATTAGTGCTCATTTTACGTAAAATTATGGATCGGATTTTATGGTTTAAGCTGAgttgaaaaaatgtttatgtaCTTTATTCCCaaagaatttttgtatattttttaaattatttaaaaaactcttGGTTTTctgatataaatataaatatacctGCCAAAGCCATGTATTTTCATTGGTTTAATCAAATTTCTTCATCgcaaaaagttaaatattttatttcatatattgttttacaatttttctcATCACTGATAATagacaatattttttgtagaatttgcagaatttattagctcatgaaaatgaaatgaaacaaatatcatatatatttcttgttgCTTTCTAGTCTATTATTTGTGGTTTCCCATTGTTAATTGTACATATCAATTCACAGGAAATGAGAGCATCACATATCTCTCACTATCTGTCATAAGTTGAACCCAGGAAAAGTCCTCCTATGGTCATCAATCAACGCCTGACTCCCTGCAGGGAATTGGATTTGCAAGAGGATAACTCACTTAGTCCCGACTAGACTTACATGGTTCTATCCCTGAACTTAATTTCCGGGTGAGTGGGAGTGCCACATGGCCAGCAGCTGGGCCTGGTGAGCGAGCTGCCATCTGACGATTTTCCCGCGGTTCACGGAGGTCAGACGCAGTTGCTCGCGAATGGAAACTTCCGGCAGCGGCTGGTTTAGGTCGGGTAAGTCGGTGAAATCTAAAACATCAGGAGGAACAGCAGTTGCCGCCTCAGCAATATCATTTATCTATAAAAATCACACCCAAATAAGGGATTACattgatatttacatacaaaattacaaattatccACCTTAATCTTCGGGGGTCCCATTACTTCAAAGTCCAATGGGACTCTGCCTTGGAGCAGATACTGCTTCTTGGGCATTAGGTAAGCTTCCGTAAAAACCAAATCCACACTATTTTCCATTTTAGCTGAAAGTGATTAGCCagattctttatttttcacaaCGGACAGTAAATCCAAAGCCTGCTGAGTGATGTAAATTAATCGGGGATTCCAGACTCTAGTATCAGGCAAAAAGCATGTCCATCAATCCCAAACAAATTGGCAAGGCTGCCGGAGTGCAATTAAAAGCCTTTTCACCTCCGAAAATCCTCGGACCGAGGGCCCTCGATTATTTATGTACTAAATGCAGATAAAGTTTCGTTTTTAAGGCCTCGAGCATGGACTCTTCTATCCGGGATTCCGAACCTTTCTATGCACTTTTGCTGGTGgggccaaaaaataaaatttatttacagttttcCGGCCGGAGGTTCGGGTTCCGAAAAACGGAAGCCAGTCGGTGGGCGGGGATTTTAAAGGGGAGTCACGTTCTCTgcgaaa
It contains:
- the LOC108075828 gene encoding uncharacterized protein, whose protein sequence is MENSVDLVFTEAYLMPKKQYLLQGRVPLDFEVMGPPKIKINDIAEAATAVPPDVLDFTDLPDLNQPLPEVSIREQLRLTSVNRGKIVRWQLAHQAQLLAMWHSHSPGN